AACAAAGTTAGGGTAAACTTTTTGACCGTTAAATCCTAGGTAGAAAATAAATTTTAAAAAATCAGCGTATGCTTTCAGAAAATCGGCACCATCCAATCCAAGACCAACAAGGGCAGAAGCAATCACACCTTGGCTATGACCGCTGAGAGCTCCCGTTGCTTTGATGAGTTCCGCTGTAGGATAACCACGTTTGGAAACTAACACATAATTTGCCATTTGAGTCATAAAGATTCCCGGTACAGAGATAGGGGCGCGAGCTAAATAATCTTCTGAAGGGGCAGCGTCTGGGTTTTCGATCCAAGATTTGAAATCAAATCCTTCGTTCAGGAGCGGGCTTTTGCCATCACGGGCAGCGATTTCAGCAATGGTTTGGAAACTAGTTTCGAAAAATTCTTTGAGTTCTGGTTCTGCGTACAATTTTACGAGTTCTTTTAGGTATGGTGAACCCTGTCCCCCAAATTGAAGGAAAAATTTTTGAGAATTTTGGAGGGTAGCAGTAAGGAGTTTGGCCGATGTCATTTAATCTTCCTGAGATGTGATTTTTCTGTTACCGTACAGAGAGGACTTCCTAGAACAAGGAGAAAATTCCGTAAGGAACCTGGGCAGACATCCCAGGTTTTTTTGGTTTGGATCTGAAATTACGCGGCTTTGCTTTGTTCTAGATTGGATTTGATTCGTTCGTGGTCCAGGGCAAGCAGGACAGTATTTTCGAAATAGGTAGAAAAATCGATTCTTCCAGAAGAATAGTCTTCGTGGAGAAGGGCTAAAAGAAGATAGAACATAGATCCTCCTGGTGGTTCCGAATCTATCAATGTGACATAATTCGAAAAGTCTTTTTCGGTCAAAGAGTTACCATGAGTGTCGGTAAGTCTCGGAAATTTTGAAGGAAAATAATCACTGATAGGTGAGATTCGGGATTTCCTCTTTACAAAGCCTTGTTTTCGGGTTTTTTACCAGCCATGTTCGTAACCCTTTCTCCCATCGATTATCTAATCCTTTTGGTCTTTGTTGGGTTTATGATTGTGATTGGGGTTTTACTAAAGAAATCCATGAACCAATCGAGTGATTTCCTTCTAGCGGGAAGGCAGATTCCCAGTTGGATTACGGGAATCGCTTTTATCTCGGCCAATATTTCTGCCTTAGAATTGTTAGGGATGAGTGCCAGCGGGGCAGAATATGGATTTTTGACCTTCCATTTTTACTATTTAGGTGCCATTCCTGGAATGATCTTTCTTGGAATCTTTATGATGCCATTTTATTATTCCTCAAAAATCAGAAGTGTTCCTGAATACTTACGGTATCGTTTCAACAGGCCTGCCCATTTAGTCAATTCGTTGATTACCTTATTATCTTTGGCACTTGGATCAGGAATTTATCTTTATTCTTTGTCTTTGGTGTTCGAAACTATGTTTGGTTGGAATCCTCATTTCTCCATTTTGTTTAGTGCCGGTATTGTTCTCATTTATACATACTTTGGTGGACTCAGTTCTTCTATTTATACTGAGGTGATGCAATTTTTTTTAACCGTAATTGGATTGTTCCCACTAGTCATCATCGGATTGACAAGGTTAGGTGGTTGGGATGGGCTTATGCAAAAAATTCCGAATTCACACAAACATATGTGGCAAGGACTTGCCAATGGACAAAATGAACTCGGATGGGATTTGTTGAGTGTAACCGTGGGACTTGGTTTTGTATTATCTTTTTCGTATTGGACTTGTGGGTTTACGGAAGTACAGCGGGCAATGGCGGCTAAAGATTACCGAGCCGCAAGAAGAACTCCTCTTATCGGAGCTATGTTCAAATTATTTTTACCATTTTTAACAGTAATTCCTGGGTTAATTGCCTTAGCAGAATTTTCAAAAGAGATGAATGGCGAATATAATAAAAGTTTTATCATCTTATTAAAGAACTTTTATCCCTCCGGAATGTTAGGTCTTGGAACGACAGCACTCCTTGCCGCTTTTATGGCAGGTATGTCCAGTTCCATTACCGCCATGAATACTATCTTTACTTATGATATTTATCAAACATATATTAGTAAAAACAAAGAAGATAAAGATTATTTAAAGGTAGGAAAACGTTCCACTATGTTTGCTATCGTTTTCGCCATTTTTGCTTCTTACATTGCCATGCAGTTTGAGAACATTATGAATTACATCCAACTACTGTTTTCTTTTTTTAATGCACCTCTCATTTCAATATTTTTGCTCGGGATGTTTTGGAAACGTGCTTCCGGTTGGAGTGCCTTCTACGGTATGATCCTTGGAACATCGAGTGGCCTCGTTCATTTTATCCTATATTCATTGGGAATTTTATATTACAAATCGGATATGGTTTCTAATTTTTATGGGGCGATTTATTCGGGATTAGTTTGTTTTCTCTCGATGGTAATTGTAAGTTATATAGAAACAGAGGATACCACCAAAGATCTTCATGGTTTGATTTATTCTGACAGAGATAAAACAAATCCATTTTGGGATCCTCGAATTTTAGCCTGGGGAGTTGGACTCATTGTCCTTCTTGCAGGATTTAATATCGTTTTTGCATAAAGATTTATAGGAACGTAATAAAATAGTAATTGAATGAGAGTATCAATGATACTATGTTTGTTGCAATATACACTAAGACTATGAAACCAAATCATTATACTGAAATCCCCGC
The sequence above is drawn from the Leptospira sp. WS4.C2 genome and encodes:
- a CDS encoding sodium:solute symporter family protein, which gives rise to MFVTLSPIDYLILLVFVGFMIVIGVLLKKSMNQSSDFLLAGRQIPSWITGIAFISANISALELLGMSASGAEYGFLTFHFYYLGAIPGMIFLGIFMMPFYYSSKIRSVPEYLRYRFNRPAHLVNSLITLLSLALGSGIYLYSLSLVFETMFGWNPHFSILFSAGIVLIYTYFGGLSSSIYTEVMQFFLTVIGLFPLVIIGLTRLGGWDGLMQKIPNSHKHMWQGLANGQNELGWDLLSVTVGLGFVLSFSYWTCGFTEVQRAMAAKDYRAARRTPLIGAMFKLFLPFLTVIPGLIALAEFSKEMNGEYNKSFIILLKNFYPSGMLGLGTTALLAAFMAGMSSSITAMNTIFTYDIYQTYISKNKEDKDYLKVGKRSTMFAIVFAIFASYIAMQFENIMNYIQLLFSFFNAPLISIFLLGMFWKRASGWSAFYGMILGTSSGLVHFILYSLGILYYKSDMVSNFYGAIYSGLVCFLSMVIVSYIETEDTTKDLHGLIYSDRDKTNPFWDPRILAWGVGLIVLLAGFNIVFA